CTTGAACTGCGGATCGTCCTTGCGCAGCATGATGCCGTAGGGCTCGGGCTTCGAGAACGCGTCCTTGGAGACGACATAGGCGGCCGGATCCTTGGAGCCGGCGACGAGGCTCGCCAGAAGAATGTCGTCCATCACGAAGGCGACGGCGCGATCGGTCTCCACCATCAGGAAGGCCTCGGCATGATCCTTGGCCGGGATGATGTTGATGCCGAGGTTGCGCGCGGCATTGGCCTCGGTCAACTGCTTGATGTTGGTGGTGCCGGCGGTCGACACGACCGATTTCCCCTTCAGATCGTCGATCGAGTTGATCTTGCTCGCCTTCTTCGAGACGTAGCGGCTCGCCGTCAGGAAGTGGGTGTTGGTGAAGGAGATCTGCTTCTGGCGCTCGGCATTGTTGGTGGTCGAGCCGCATTCCAGATCGATGGTGCCGTTGGCGAGCAGCGGGATGCGGGTCGACGACGTCACCGGGTTGAGCTTCACATCGAGCTTGTCGAGCTTGAGCTCCTTCTTCACGGCATCGACGATGCCCATGCAGATGTCGATGGCAAAGCCGATCGGCTTCTGATTGTCGTCGAGATAGGAGAACGGGATCGAGGAGTCGCGGACGCCGAGCGTAATGGTGCCGGTCTCCTTGATGTTCTTCAGGGTCCCCGTCAGGTCCTCGGCCTGCACCTGGCCGGCGCAGAGCGCGGCGGCGACGGCAAGACCGAATAGGCGAAGCTGCTTCATAACTGATCTCCTCAATCCGGCTGATCGCCGGATGCTTGCATAAACCACAGCGAACTCAAAATGGCCCCCGTCCCCGGACGATCTCCGGCCGGACGAGCGCGGGCACCATAGACCGCCCCGCGGCGGGACGTCCTCGGACGATTGCGACAAATTGCCTGTCCCGCGTCCCCTTCGACAAGACGTCCGGGCTGAAACGGCAGCGCCGAACGTCGGGATGGTAAACTACGAGGGGCTCGCAGGCCCCGCGACCAGACGAAAGTTGCAGGCGGGTTCCCGCACGCGGCAATGCAACCGCACGGCACACGGACCTCATGGTTCGAGACGCGCCGCGCCCAGCAAGCCCGCCTTCCGTCTTCCTGGCCGGCGCGCGCTCCTCACCAGACGCCAGGCGATGTGTGCTCATGCCTCCTTCTCGGCTCACAGCGGCTTCCGCAATTCACCAAGATCCCAGAACAGCCCGGCCATCAGGCCGAGCGCCTCGTCCGTGACATCCAGCAGGATGTGCTCATCCGGCGCGTGCTGCGAGCAGCCCGGGTAGGAATGCGGCACCCACATGGTCGGCATCTTCAACACGTCGGCAAACACGTCATTGGGCAGCGAGCCGCCGAAGTTCGGCAGCACCGCGGGCGCCTTGCCGGTGCTCATCCGGATGGACTCCGCGGCCCATTTGATCCAGGGGCTGTCGATGTCGGCGCGCGAGGCCGCGAAGCCTTGCGTCATGCTGACCTCGACCATCGGGAAGCCGTGCGCGACGAGATGGCTCCTCACGTCCTCCACGATGCTGTCGACCTTGGTGCCGACCACGAAGCGCAGCTGCAGCACGGCGCGGGCGCGGCCGGGGATCGCATTCGCCGGCTTGTCGATATTGCCGGAGGAGATCGCGAGCACCTCGAGCGTATTCCAGGCATAGAGCCGCTCCGCCGGCGTCAGCCCCTCCTCGCCCCAATGGTCCGACAGCGCCGGCTCGTCGGCGGTCGGCTCCACCTTCACGTCGGCGAGGATGGCGCGGATGGCATTGGTGAGGCGCGGCGGCTTCAAGGTATCGAGCTTGATACGGCCATGGCCGTCGACCAGCGTGGAAATGGCATTGGCAAGGATGGTCGCGGGATTGGCGAGCACGCCGCCCCAATTGCCGGAATGGTTGCCGCCCTCGCGCAGGTTGACGTCGAGATGCAACCGGATGCCGCCACGGCAGCCGAGAAAGATGGTGGGGCGTGCGGTCGACAGCCGCGGGCCGTCCGAGCCGATGAAGACGTCGGCCTTCAAGGCGTCGCGATGCAGATCGGCCACCCTGGCGAGATCGGGCGAGCCGATCTCCTCGCCCATCTCCATGATGAACTTGGCATTGAAGCCGAGCTTGCCGCCGCGGGCCTCGCGCACCGCGCGCAGCGCCGCCATGTTGATGCTGTGCTGGCCCTTGTTGTCGGCGGTGCCGCGGCCATAGAGACGATTGCCCGCTGGCGTCACCGCCCAGGGATCGCGGCCGTCGCGCCATTCGCCGGCCATGCCGTCGACGGTGTCGCCGTGGCCATAGCTGAGCATCGTCGGGGCGCTGTCGCTCTCGTGGTAGGTCGCGATCAGGAACGGCGACTTGCCGCTCGGCGAGGGCACGATCTCGGAGGAAAAGCCGAGCGCTGCAAAGGACGGCGTCAGCTCGTTGGTCAGATACGCCGCGAGGTCGTCCTTGCGCTCGGGATTGAGGCTCTCGGTGCGATAGGCGACCCGGCGGCCGAGCTCGGCCAAGAAGTCACCGCTCGTCAGGCTCTGACGGGCACGGGCGATTGCATCAATCCTGGTCATGGCGCTTTTCCAGTCACAACGAAGGCGGCGTCATATCGGGATCGCGCGACGAGCGGAAGGGGCTGGGTTTGAATTCAATGCTGACATCAAGCAAGTCTCGGATTTCGGAACTTGTCGCAGAGATCGATGATGGGCGTGTGTCGGGATGCGCGCTTCCGTTCTCGCGGCGCCAGGAGCGTCCGAGGTTTGCCGGTGCGGTGCCTTCGCAAGGCGGAGGGCGCGGGGATGCCCGGCGAAGGCCTCACCCATGGCTCGCCTGCAGAAGAAAAGCAGGCGGCAGTCACCAAAGGTTCGGCCGGACGTCCGGCATTCCCCGCGCGACGGGAGTAACGCTCAGTTCACCGCGTTGCTGACCATCACCTCGATCAGCTTGGCGCCGGGGCGGCGGAACGCCGCCGAGAGCGTCGGCTGCAATTCACGGGGATCGCTGATGCGCATTGCCTCGCAGCCGAGCGAGCGGGCGAGCCCGGCAAAATCCACCTGCGGATCGACAAAATCCATGCCGATATAGTTGTCGTCACCGTGGAACGACAGCAGCCGCTGCTTGATGATGCGGTAGCCGCCATTGTTGACGATGACGACCGACAGCGGCAGCTTGTGATGCGCCGCGGTCCACAGCGCCTGGATCGAATACATCGCGCTGCCGTCACCGGAGTAGCAGACCACGGGGCGATCGGGATTGGCGAGGCTGACGCCGACCGAGGCCGGCAGGCCCCAGCCGATGCCCCCCGAGGCGAGCGCGTGATAGTTGTAGCGGTCGCGATACGGCCACAGCGCCGTCATGTAGCGCGCCGAGGTCAGGCCCTCGTCGACCATGATGCCGTGCTCCGGCATGGCCTCGGCGACCTGCAGCGCC
This region of Bradyrhizobium sp. SZCCHNS1050 genomic DNA includes:
- a CDS encoding M20 family metallopeptidase, whose amino-acid sequence is MTRIDAIARARQSLTSGDFLAELGRRVAYRTESLNPERKDDLAAYLTNELTPSFAALGFSSEIVPSPSGKSPFLIATYHESDSAPTMLSYGHGDTVDGMAGEWRDGRDPWAVTPAGNRLYGRGTADNKGQHSINMAALRAVREARGGKLGFNAKFIMEMGEEIGSPDLARVADLHRDALKADVFIGSDGPRLSTARPTIFLGCRGGIRLHLDVNLREGGNHSGNWGGVLANPATILANAISTLVDGHGRIKLDTLKPPRLTNAIRAILADVKVEPTADEPALSDHWGEEGLTPAERLYAWNTLEVLAISSGNIDKPANAIPGRARAVLQLRFVVGTKVDSIVEDVRSHLVAHGFPMVEVSMTQGFAASRADIDSPWIKWAAESIRMSTGKAPAVLPNFGGSLPNDVFADVLKMPTMWVPHSYPGCSQHAPDEHILLDVTDEALGLMAGLFWDLGELRKPL
- a CDS encoding amino acid ABC transporter substrate-binding protein; the encoded protein is MKQLRLFGLAVAAALCAGQVQAEDLTGTLKNIKETGTITLGVRDSSIPFSYLDDNQKPIGFAIDICMGIVDAVKKELKLDKLDVKLNPVTSSTRIPLLANGTIDLECGSTTNNAERQKQISFTNTHFLTASRYVSKKASKINSIDDLKGKSVVSTAGTTNIKQLTEANAARNLGINIIPAKDHAEAFLMVETDRAVAFVMDDILLASLVAGSKDPAAYVVSKDAFSKPEPYGIMLRKDDPQFKKVVDAATAKIYTSGEGAKLYDKWFMQKIPPKGLNLNTPLSAELKAEFAKPSDSPDPDSYKP